One Trueperaceae bacterium DNA segment encodes these proteins:
- a CDS encoding thioredoxin-like domain-containing protein, with product MSPLNLRAVSGRRALLLIAICIAIALVVAMWLLPPRPRAQGGPLAPEFPSGLEWINSERPLQLADLRGKFVLLDFLTYGCINCIHVIPDLHALEEEYGDSLVVLGVHSAKFEHERGTENITRFAQRYGIDHPIVNDRNFEIWEAYRIYAWPSSVLIDPQGRVVGRHAGEGVFTAFDGLLSELVERADANGTLDPAPLDLAASAPSLPGSPLRFPSKVLAHEGSDRLFIADTSHHRIVVTDLEGSVLAVIGSGEPGFRDGSSSEAAFLRPHGLALAPPDVLYVADTGNHAIRRVDLTSGRVTTVAGTGEQEYMFAIFEAPALEHGLNSPWDLLWLDGRLYIAMAGQHQIWRYDPATEMLYLHAGSGREALADGPLRGSALNQPTGLATDGELLFIADSEASAIRRAGLEEDSKLDTIVGTGLFDFGDVDGSGDEVLLQHAEGVAWHDRMLYVADTYNNKIKRIDPLSRTATTIFGSGEPGWRDGSDPLFYEPTGISAANGSLYIADANNHAIRVADLSTGEVSTLELSDAEGLLAGPESTEYFGATVALEDQRVREGPGELLLEISLPRDYKVNDLAPLHVSWSVEGEAVTVEPASRETIEAHPEYPFSLMVPAHFTRGESRVTAELDIYYCREGAEALCLVDRVRLVVPVTVTDRGDDQVRLARTPPPVPTGM from the coding sequence ATGTCTCCGCTGAACCTCCGCGCCGTCTCGGGCAGGCGGGCGCTGCTCCTGATCGCCATCTGCATAGCGATCGCTCTGGTCGTCGCCATGTGGCTGCTACCGCCGCGCCCGCGCGCTCAGGGTGGACCGCTTGCGCCTGAATTCCCCTCCGGTCTGGAGTGGATCAACAGCGAGCGTCCGCTGCAGCTCGCCGACCTGCGCGGGAAGTTCGTCCTCCTCGACTTCCTCACCTACGGCTGCATCAACTGCATCCATGTGATCCCCGATCTGCATGCTCTCGAGGAGGAGTACGGCGACTCCCTCGTGGTCCTCGGCGTTCACTCGGCGAAGTTCGAACATGAACGTGGAACCGAGAACATCACCCGCTTCGCCCAGCGGTACGGTATCGACCACCCGATAGTCAACGACCGCAACTTCGAAATCTGGGAGGCCTACCGGATCTACGCCTGGCCCAGCTCGGTCCTCATCGATCCTCAGGGCAGGGTCGTGGGCAGGCATGCGGGCGAAGGCGTATTCACTGCCTTCGACGGTCTCCTGAGTGAACTCGTCGAGCGAGCCGATGCGAACGGGACGCTCGACCCCGCCCCACTGGACCTGGCGGCCTCCGCGCCCTCACTCCCCGGGTCGCCGCTCCGGTTCCCCAGCAAGGTGCTGGCCCATGAGGGGAGCGACCGGCTCTTCATAGCCGACACCAGTCACCACCGCATCGTCGTCACCGACCTCGAGGGTTCCGTGCTCGCGGTGATCGGCAGCGGCGAGCCCGGCTTCAGGGACGGCAGTTCGAGCGAAGCCGCCTTCTTGCGGCCGCACGGCCTCGCCCTGGCCCCTCCCGACGTGCTCTACGTGGCCGATACCGGCAACCACGCCATCCGCAGGGTCGACCTCACGAGCGGTCGGGTGACGACCGTTGCAGGCACCGGCGAGCAGGAGTACATGTTCGCCATCTTCGAGGCGCCGGCTCTCGAGCACGGCCTCAACTCGCCCTGGGACCTCCTCTGGCTGGATGGTCGGCTCTACATCGCGATGGCGGGGCAACACCAGATCTGGCGATACGACCCCGCTACGGAGATGCTCTACCTGCACGCCGGCTCCGGCCGTGAAGCACTGGCGGATGGACCCCTGCGCGGGTCGGCGCTGAACCAGCCGACCGGGCTGGCAACCGACGGCGAACTCCTCTTCATCGCCGACAGCGAGGCGAGCGCCATCAGGAGGGCCGGGCTCGAGGAGGACTCGAAGCTCGATACGATAGTCGGCACGGGGCTTTTCGACTTCGGTGACGTCGACGGTAGCGGCGACGAGGTGCTCCTCCAGCACGCCGAGGGAGTCGCCTGGCACGACCGGATGCTCTACGTGGCCGACACCTACAACAACAAGATCAAGCGCATAGACCCGCTCAGCCGCACGGCCACGACCATCTTCGGGAGCGGCGAGCCAGGCTGGCGGGACGGCAGCGATCCGCTCTTCTACGAGCCCACGGGGATAAGCGCAGCCAACGGATCGCTCTACATAGCCGACGCCAACAACCATGCCATCCGGGTCGCCGACCTCTCGACGGGCGAGGTGAGCACACTGGAGCTCTCCGATGCCGAGGGGCTGCTGGCCGGACCCGAGTCGACCGAGTACTTCGGCGCTACCGTGGCGCTGGAGGATCAGAGGGTGCGGGAGGGACCGGGCGAGCTCCTGCTCGAGATCAGCCTGCCACGCGACTACAAGGTGAACGACCTCGCACCGTTGCACGTCTCCTGGAGCGTGGAGGGCGAGGCGGTAACGGTGGAGCCGGCGAGTCGTGAGACTATCGAAGCGCACCCTGAATACCCGTTCAGCCTCATGGTGCCCGCACACTTCACCCGGGGCGAGTCGCGGGTGACGGCCGAACTGGACATCTACTACTGCCGTGAGGGGGCCGAGGCGCTCTGCCTTGTGGACCGGGTAAGGCTGGTCGTGCCGGTGACCGTGACGGATCGGGGCGACGACCAGGTGCGGCTGGCCCGCACCCCGCCGCCGGTGCCGACGGGGATGTAG
- a CDS encoding MurR/RpiR family transcriptional regulator codes for MNGVPAGSVTARIRGLQTSLTPSESAVARFVLDHADDIVSLSVEALAQRASVSTATVMRLCRALGYSGFREFKLALAFERGSSGPGVREVELKPDDDPLQVMRKVVQSEIRALEETLELVELSALQAAVGALAGARRIDIYGMGSSTPVVVDAYYRFLRIGLAVSTPPDSHMQSVAAATLEENDVAFIVSHTGRTQELLSAARLARQAGATIVALTSFLRSPLLELADVGLVTAVQETTSGVEAMAARTAHLAVIDSLYVALTMGGRERSQRSLARTQGAIDAQRVE; via the coding sequence ACTGCCCGCATCCGCGGTCTGCAGACGAGCCTCACACCCTCGGAGAGCGCCGTCGCAAGGTTCGTCCTGGACCACGCCGACGACATCGTTTCGCTCTCGGTGGAGGCCCTGGCCCAGAGGGCCTCAGTGAGCACCGCTACCGTCATGCGCCTCTGCCGGGCGCTCGGTTACTCGGGCTTCCGGGAGTTCAAGCTCGCCCTCGCCTTCGAACGGGGAAGCAGCGGTCCCGGAGTGCGCGAGGTCGAACTGAAGCCGGACGACGATCCGCTTCAGGTGATGCGCAAGGTGGTGCAGTCGGAGATCCGCGCCCTCGAGGAGACGCTCGAGCTGGTCGAACTGTCGGCTCTGCAGGCGGCGGTCGGAGCGCTCGCGGGGGCCAGGCGTATCGACATATACGGGATGGGCTCGAGCACGCCGGTGGTGGTGGACGCCTACTACCGGTTCCTGCGGATAGGGCTAGCCGTCTCCACCCCGCCCGACTCTCACATGCAATCGGTAGCGGCCGCGACGCTGGAAGAGAACGACGTCGCCTTCATCGTCTCCCACACCGGTCGGACCCAGGAGCTGCTCAGCGCCGCTCGGTTAGCCCGCCAGGCCGGGGCGACGATCGTCGCGCTGACTTCGTTCTTGCGCTCGCCGCTGCTCGAGCTGGCCGACGTGGGGCTGGTGACCGCGGTCCAGGAGACGACCTCCGGGGTGGAAGCGATGGCGGCTCGCACCGCGCACCTGGCCGTCATCGATTCGCTCTATGTCGCGCTCACCATGGGGGGCCGGGAGAGATCGCAGCGTTCGCTGGCGAGGACGCAGGGCGCGATCGACGCGCAGCGGGTGGAGTAG